A DNA window from Setaria viridis chromosome 2, Setaria_viridis_v4.0, whole genome shotgun sequence contains the following coding sequences:
- the LOC117842955 gene encoding uncharacterized protein: protein MWPPFLYPPPASVYVATMSAVSLVSMANAGLAELRGKHMAYSKFWHVVAAGAGGNTKQRGGGAVLSSRDGMLVAYAPALAAAAASFAVPGAVDGARAQVLAAALAAHFLKRVLEVLFVHRYSGSMPVDTAVTISTSYLLSTATMIYAQHLSRGLPDPPVDLLYPGVAVFAVGLAGNFYHHYLLSRLRADGGGGGGDKGYKIPRGGLFELVTCPHYLFEILGFFGFAMIAQTVYALAVATGTAAYLAGRSCATRRWYESKFDEFPARIKALVPFVL from the exons ATGTGGCCGCCGTTCCTgtacccgccgccggcgtcggtgtACGTGGCAACGATGTCGGCGGTGTCGCTCGTGTCAATGGCCAACGCGGGCCTCGCCGAGCTCCGCGGCAAACACATGGCATACTCCAAGTTCTGGCACGTCGTGGCAGCCGGCGCCGGAGGAAACACCAagcagcggggcggcggcgcggtcctGAGTAGCCGGGACGGGATGCTGGTCGCCTACGcccccgcgctcgccgccgccgcggcgtccttcGCCGTGCccggcgccgtcgacggcgcGCGTGCGcaggtcctcgccgccgcgctcgccgcccacTTCCTCAAACGCGTTCTCGAG GTGCTGTTCGTGCACCGGTACAGcgggagcatgccggtggaTACGGCGGTGACCATCAGCACCAGCTACCTGCTGAGCACGGCCACCATGATCTACGCGCAGCACCTCAGCCGGGGCCTCCCAGACCCGCCAGTCGATCTGCTCTACCCGGGCGTGGCCGTCTtcgccgtcggcctcgccggcaACTTCTATCACCACTACCTCCTCTCGAGGCTGCgagccgacggcggcggtggcggcggcgacaaggGGTACAAGATACCCCGGGGCGGCCTGTTCGAGCTCGTCACCTGCCCGCACTACCTCTTCGAGATCCTCGGGTTCTTCGGGTTCGCCATGATCGCGCAGACGGTGTACGCGCTCGCCGTGGCCACGGGGACGGCGGCATACCTCGCCGGCCGGAGCTGCGCCACCAGGAGGTGGTACGAGTCCAAGTTCGACGAGTTCCCGGCGAGGATCAAAGCGCTGGTGCCGTTCGTGTTGTAA
- the LOC117845545 gene encoding strigolactones hydrolase CXE15, with protein MSPPPSSEPHVVEDIRGLVQLMSDGTVRRSADPASYPVVDADPDGGGGSGSDGDDDSGVEWKDVTWQREHDLNARLYRPRHLGAANDAQIPIVAYFHGGGAGGGFFCLGSGRWPGPHAWCLRLAAELPAVVLSFDYRLAPEHRLPAAQEDGAEAMAWLRAHAAHDPWFADDADFARVFVAGASAGGNIAHHVATEFGKTGLGPPVRIRGTVLLTPAMAGEARTRAEAAPPPAANSSLLTADMVDRYARLFLPPGATRDHPAINLAGPEAPPLEVAAMAPVLVVAAERDVLRDRHAQYARRMKEEWGKEVEYAELAGVGHGFSEADDPWTQPADELVRLVRRFVVAHMDAE; from the coding sequence atgtcgccgccgccgtcgtcagaGCCGCACGTGGTGGAAGACATCCGCGGCCTGGTGCAGCTGATGAGCGACGGCACGGTGCGGCGCAGCGCCGATCCGGCGTCTTACCCGGTGGTGGACGCCGacccggacggcggcggcggcagcggcagcgacggcgacgacgacagcggCGTGGAGTGGAAGGACGTGACGTGGCAGCGGGAGCACGACCTGAACGCGCGCCTCTACCGCCCGCGCCACCTCGGCGCGGCCAACGACGCGCAGATCCCCATCGTCGCCtacttccacggcggcggcgccggcggcgggttcTTCTGCCTGGGGTCCGGGCGCTGGCCGGGTCCGCACGCGTggtgcctccgcctcgccgcggaGCTCCCCGCCGTCGTGCTCTCCTTCGACTACCGCCTCGCgcccgagcaccgcctccccgccgcgcaGGAGGACGGCGCCGAGGCCATGGCGTGGCTCCGCGCGCACGCCGCCCACGACCCCTGGTTTGCCGACGACGCCGACTTCGCGCGCGTCTTCGTCGCCGGCGCCTCGGCCGGCGGCAACATCGCGCACCACGTCGCCACCGAGTTCGGCAAGACCGGCCTCGGCCCGCCGGTCCGGATCCGCGGGACCGTCCTCCTGACGCCGGCCATGGCCGGCGAGGCCCGGACGCGCGCCGaggcggccccgccgcccgccgcaaactcgtccctcctcaccgccgacATGGTCGACCGGTACGCGCGCCTCTTCCTGCCGCCCGGGGCGACCAGGGACCACCCGGCGATTAACCTGGCCGGGCcggaggcgccgccgctggaggtggcggcgatggCTCCCGTGCTCGTGGTCGCGGCGGAGCGCGACGTGCTCCGGGACCGGCACGCGCAGTACGCGCGGCGGATGAAGGAGGAGTGGGGCAAGGAGGTGGAGTACgcggagctcgccggggtcgggcaCGGGTTCTCGGAGGCCGATGACCCGTGGACGCAGCCCGCCGACGAGCTCGTCCGCCTCGTCCGGCGGTTCGTCGTCGCGCACATGGACGCGGAGTAG
- the LOC117845543 gene encoding strigolactones hydrolase CXE15, with protein MYWYLPNTEIYPARTCIYRLCILFVVKNQQQTLFASHLLPSSISASRVKRRITMSSPAPEPYVVEDCRGVMQLMSDGTVRRSADPPVAVEITADDCGVEWKDVTWEPEHGLNVRLYRPLRAANDARIPVVAYFHGGGFCIGSGRWSSFHSCCLRLAAELPAVVLSFYYRLAPEHRIPAAQEDGAKAMSWLRATAAADPWLANAAHFARVFVAGDSAGGNIAHHVATAFGKTGLGPAVRLRGHVLLMPAMAGEARTRAELECPPGAYLTTETCDKYCRLALPGGATRDHPAINPAGPEAPGLEAVEMPPVLVVAAERDVLRERNAAYARRMEWGKDEEYVELAGVEHGFFSRDPWSERADELLRLVRRFVVEHHDCLHLRFVLLMQIIQITNKLQTPEENDFW; from the coding sequence ATGTACTGGTACTTACCAAACACTGAAATTTATCCAGCACGTACGTGTATATATAGACTCTGTATACTGTTTGTTGTGAAAAACCAACAACAAACTCTATTTGCATCGCATCTTCTCCCATCTTCCATTTCAGCTTCCAGAGTGAAGAGAAGGATCACTATGTCGTCGCCAGCGCCGGAGCCGTACGTGGTGGAGGACTGCCGCGGGGTGATGCAGCTGATGAGCGACGGCACGGTACGGCGCAGCGCCGATCCGCCGGTCGCGGTGGAGATCACAGCCGACGACTGCGGCGTCGAGTGGAAGGACGTGACGTGGGAGCCGGAGCACGGCCTCAACGTCCGCCTCTACCGGCCGCTCCGCGCGGCCAACGACGCGCGGATCCCGGTGGTGGCCtacttccacggcggcggcttctgcaTCGGCTCCGGCCGCTGGTCCAGCTTCCACTCCtgctgcctccgcctcgccgccgagctcccCGCCGTGGTGCTCTCCTTCTACTACCGCCTCGCGCCGGAGCACCGCATCCCCGCCGCCCAGGAGGACGGCGCCAAGGCCATGTCGTGGCTccgcgccactgccgccgccgacccctggCTCGCCAACGCCGCCCACTTCGCCCGCGTCTTCGTCGCTGGCGACTCGGCCGGCGGCAACATCGCCCACCACGTCGCCACCGCGTTCGGCAAGACCGGCCTCGGCCCCGCCGTCCGGCTCCGCGGGCACGTCCTCCTCATGCCGGCCATGGCCGGCGAGGCCCGGACGCGCGCCGAGCTGGAGTGCCCGCCGGGCGCGTACCTCACCACCGAAACCTGCGACAAGTACTGCCGCCTCGCGCTGCCCGGCGGCGCGACCCGGGACCACCCGGCGATCAACccggcggggccggaggcgcCGGGGCTGGAGGCCGTCGAGATGCCCCCcgtgctcgtcgtcgccgcggaGCGCGACGTGCTCAGGGAGCGGAACGCGGCGTACGCGCGGCGGATGGAGTGGGGCAAGGACGAGGAGTACGTGGAGCTCGCCGGGGTGGAGCACGGGTTCTTCAGCAGGGACCCGTGGTCGGAGCgcgccgacgagctcctccgGCTGGTCCGGCGGTTCGTCGTCGAGCACCATGACTGTTTGCACCTGAGGTTTGTACTTTTGATGCAGATAATTCAGATTACGAATAAGTTACAAACTCCAGAAGAAAATGATTTTTGGTAG
- the LOC117845546 gene encoding strigolactones hydrolase CXE15, with amino-acid sequence MSSASPEPEPHVVEDCRGVLQLMSDGTVRRSAEPAFPVEIPDGDCGVEWKDVTWEPEHDLNVRLYRPRRHLARGGANDARILPVVAYFHGGGFCIGSGRWPNFHAWCLRLAAELPAAVLSFDYRLAPEHRIPAAQEDGAKAMSWLRATADPWLACAADFARVFVAGDSAGGNIAHHVAAAFGKTGLSPSIRIRGAVLLAPAMAGEARTRAELECPPGAFLTTETCDKYCRLALPGSATRDHPAISPAGPLAPGLEAVEMAPVLVVAGERDVLRDRNAEYARRMVEEWGKDVEYVEVAGVEHGFFQRDPWSEGADEVVRLVRRFVVEHTD; translated from the coding sequence atgtcgtcggcgtcgccggagccggagccgcacgTGGTGGAGGACTGCCGCGGCGTACTGCAGCTGATGAGCGACGGCACGGTGCGCCGCAGCGCCGAGCCGGCGTTCCCGGTGGAGATCCCAGACGGCGACTGCGGCGTGGAGTGGAAGGACGTGACGTGGGAGCCGGAGCACGACCTCAACGTCCGCCTCTACCGGCCGAGGCGCCACCTCGCCAGAGGCGGCGCCAACGACGCGCGCATCCTCCCCGTGGTGGCCtacttccacggcggcggcttctgcaTCGGGTCCGGCCGCTGGCCCAACTTCCACGCCTggtgcctccgcctcgccgccgagctccccgccgccgttcTCTCCTTCGACTACCGCCTCGCGCCCGAGCACCGCATCCCCGCCGCCCAGGAGGACGGCGCCAAGGCCATGTCCTGGCTCCGCGCCACCGCCGACCCCTGGCTCGCCTGCGCGGCAGACTTCGCCCGCGTCTTCGTCGCCGGCGACTCGGCCGGCGGCAATATCGCCcaccacgtcgccgccgcgttcgGCAAGACCGGCCTCAGCCCCTCCATCCGTATCCGCGGCGCCGTCCTCCTGGCGCCGGCCATGGCCGGCGAGGCCCGGACGCGCGCCGAGCTGGAGTGCCCGCCCGGCGCGTTCCTCACCACCGAGACCTGCGACAAGTACTGCCGTCTCGCGCTGCCCGGCAGCGCGACGAGGGACCACCCGGCGATCAGCCCGGCGGGGCCACTGGCGCCGGGGCTAGAGGCCGTGGAGATGGCCCCcgtgctcgtcgtcgccggggaGCGCGACGTGCTGAGGGACCGGAACGCGGAGTACGCGCGGCGGATGGTGGAGGAGTGGGGCAAGGACGTGGAGTACGTGGAGGTCGCCGGGGTTGAGCACGGGTTCTTCCAAAGGGACCCGTGGTCGGAGGGCGCCGACGAGGTCGTCCGGCTGGTCCGGCGGTTCGTCGTCGAGCACACGGACTAG
- the LOC117842063 gene encoding uncharacterized protein, which produces MSTAAKAKRSGVTSLQGPRPQPLSLPAAASPPRPSKRPRVNGGDDDDDAGRPAAAGPVIVYEHTPKVIHARPDEFKALVQRLTGREQPVVQPAAETTTSSQGEEAATTTTATDSLVLTLGQQAPPPLDVYTPPSLALPSPGGGLAAAGFLLSPGSFLFSPATMQALQELIS; this is translated from the coding sequence ATGTCGACGGCAGCGAAGGCGAAGAGGTCAGGGGTGACCAGCCTGCAGGGCCCGAGGCCGCAGCCGCTGAGCCTGccggcggccgcgtcgccgccccggccgtccAAGAGACCCCGCGTGAACGgcggcgatgacgacgacgacgccgggagaccggcggcggcggggccggtgaTCGTGTACGAGCACACGCCCAAGGTCATCCACGCCCGGCCGGACGAGTTCAAGGCCCTCGTGCAGAGGCTCACCGGCCGGGAACAGCCCGTAGTTCAGCCGGCGGCAgagacgacgacgtcgtcgcaAGGAGAGGAGGCGGCCACGACCACGACGGCCACCGACTCCCTGGTGCTCACGCTCGGgcagcaggcgccgccgccgctcgatgTCTACACGCCGCCCTCGCTGGCGTTGCCTTCTCCTGGTGGTGGCCTGGCTGCTGCCGGCTTCCTTCTCTCCCCGGgcagcttcctcttctcccCCGCCACCATGCAGGCTCTACAGGAGCTCATCAGCTGA